One window from the genome of Drosophila albomicans strain 15112-1751.03 chromosome 2L, ASM965048v2, whole genome shotgun sequence encodes:
- the LOC117564552 gene encoding uncharacterized protein LOC117564552 isoform X10 has product MEFSTQRQSLYWLLGLCLFLFKTECIDAQSKRASRLTNSRSFGTNVKPTSTNGINFDCPEEFGYYPHPTDCTQYYVCVFGGALLESCTGGLMYSHELQTCDWPRNVGCELVDSGTSASSTDVGSAPRNKVQQQQHQQHVPSRIRFGAAFTSPGSTQKAATVPPQYHRSPPQIIQAQVQHIPPPPELRVPPNPIVTSRGQPKTLLESQEEIAKLYTEAEESLPPVEEEESDRQQRVYRGQPSTVSQVQRDRDGIIHQASINAIPNHGKIGSYTFGSAYSESLNNDITIEPELPHNRLDLDRRRKRRSVIGLAITTPAEIQNDSNISSEVMESDSSTNTNLGSDSNNSQEHFDEAAPTINHVQKFSSKYSIKKYDYNQKEIEFGDEDEDADSDYEQLNDDRNDTDIAESKRRPRQLRPFSHASLKWPTNNYRSIDSPSAHQLNTQKNGYTFGHYNPYLTPPNQQTSPNHNYNELSQNLGYKAYPQQQHQHQQQQQQHQQQAPNYPYAQKPTLVYTGYNLSLPPPPIEDDFRPIPGNYYGAASSTSSRPSVGYQEQSQNSDLLPYLIQQLKELKERRKQIQTENFAYFHLDNQPIAPTQLAVHTTTPRTSIEYYSTSKPPQQVTPIGHYAQYSTMGGFYNNNNNNNKAEQAPNHSSYPVKLISQYSIGQGQELQSTTESNYFQYNIIANQKMKGVYNTAKLNQIEHAAVKVRPPVTPLQVTPNFNIVSAPDLSNNKQVNLHPIPFRNISNLPVGITYASNTTLPESYQTFTKSMSSTALPKLESPISLATPKPHLTNFQFNINEFMANLKASDLASLSPAVNPLIKYFKQVSNDGSGNVRNALILRRPVTSTASVTTTRSPQKTRPIVASEPVLATTLATTRIVKGYESFDNSIRMHKSKENVTSTTPLPRLKNSGSRTTTTDTPVEFYDEDYDDGVDEDILPPSQMPPYMPMSETMAPPRPQVTTDRTTTSMPEKQQLQTGFMQATTTRRPFPHFAQHNQPIPGAGVPAFISFPSDIFQELKQRLPQLQGKPSSANQNIRVHLTSTTTTTTTTTPAPAKIRHTVRPQRTRGQQKWQAHIVDTSVVTERSQNQTNQGAANGKASISSGSLGGQHLNSIHSSSNVDRQRDIEYQQQQQPQQQPQQEQPQQYQPTVRQQQQQQQQSTYRPLEILTTSTPTQRPHYSNQPALSYNTDYDDTDVNAQIEQDSVYDHPTRTPQRAEEVTIQTLDGRAIASTTSSPAVTHDARNYYDAFTTENMSYEEPDFSYSSSAEYAHNSQEDYYHSEHDSEATVRQNKPSKSVNTGDYYLIANDVAESTTQFKVGPTKKYTTTPPTPALKSTLKSFPVTSRSTSKTTTITTQTTTKPPVKTTTLQPSRTNNRNRGSTIYTNQDRDAAAPPNRGTHPPRTRPTLKPSGTIVSKAQEFVDIYRYPASRPDPIYPQPTPDKTAAKCRKDVCLLPDCYCGGKDIPGGLNVSVTPQIVLITFDDAINTINIELYQEIFNNKSRKNPNGCPWRGTFYLSHEWTDYGMVQDMYSDGHEMASHTVSHSFGEQFSQKKWTREIAGQREILAAYGGVKLSDVRGMRAPFLSVGGNKMYKMLYDSNFTYDSSMPVYENRPPSWPYTLDYKIFHDCMIPPCPTRSYPGVWQVPMVMWQDLNGGRCSMGDACSNPSDAEGVTKMIMKNFERHYTTNRAPFGLFYHAAWFTQPHHKEGFIKFLDNINAMQDVWIITNWQALQWVRDPTPTSRINSFQPFQCDYSDRPKRCNNPKVCNLWHKSGVRYMKTCQPCPDIYPWTGKSGIRSSRIDNEVEEPQP; this is encoded by the exons ATGGAGTTTTCAACACAGCGTCAAAGCTTATACTGGCTTCTGGGATTATGTCTTTTCTTATTCAAAACAG AATGTATTGATGCTCAAAGCAAACGCGCTTCACGCCTAACCAATTCACGCAGCTTTGGAACCAATGTTAAGCCAACCAGCACAAATGGTATTAACTTTGATTGTCCCGAAGAATTCGGATACTACCCGCACCCAACTGACTGCACACAATATTATGTCTGTGTATTCGGTGGCGCACTCCTGGAAAGCTGCACTGGGGGTCTTATGTATTCACATGAGCTGCAGACCTGCGACTGGCCCCGAAACGTGGGTTGTGAATTAGTGGATAGTGGGACGTCAGCGAGCTCGACAGATGTTGGTAGCGCCCCACGTAACAAagtacagcagcagcaacatcaacaacacgTTCCTAGCCGCATTCGTTTTGGAGCCGCATTTACTAGCCCAGGCTCGACCCAAAAGGCAGCCACAGTGCCACCACAATATCATCGCTCGCCGCCACAGATAATTCAGGCCCAAGTTCAGCATATACCACCGCCACCAGAATTGCGTGTGCCGCCAAATCCTATAGTCACGTCTCGTGGGCAACCGAAGACGCTTTTGGAGTCTCAAGAAGAAATAGCCAAG CTCTACACCGAGGCAGAGGAATCACTACCACCCGTTGAGGAGGAGGAAAGCGATCGACAACAGCGTGTTTATCGTGGCCAACCGAGTACTGTTAGCCAAGTTCAACGGGATCGCGACGGAATAATACACCAGGCCAGCATAAATGCCATACCAAATCATGGGAAAATTGGGTCATATACTTTTGGCTCTGCTTACAG CGAAAGCTTGAACAACGACATAACAATTGAACCTGAACTGCCACATAATCGACTTGATCTAGACAGGAGACGCAAACGACGCAGTGTTATTGGACTAGCGATAACTACGCCAGCGGAAATCCAAAACGATTCAAATATTTCTAGTGAGGTTATGGAGTCAGACAGCAGCACTAACACTAATTTGGGCAGTGACTCAAATAACTCTCAAGAACATTTCGATGAGGCTGCCCCAACTATAAATCACGTACAAAAATTTTCATcgaaatatagtataaaaaaatatgattacaaccaaaaagaaattgagTTCGgtgacgaagacgaagacgcaGACTCTGATTATGAACAATTAAATGATGATAGGAATGATACTGACATTGCAGAATCAAAGCGACGACCTCGTCAGTTAAGACCTTTTTCGCATGCTTCTCTAAAATGGCCAACGAATAACTATCGATCCATTGACTCCCCATCTGCGCATCAATTGAATACACAGAAAAATGGTTATACATTTGGTCACTACAATCCGTACCTTACTCCGCCCAATCAACAAACGTCTCCCAACCACAATTATAACGAATTAAGCCAGAACCTTGGCTATAAGGCTTacccacagcagcagcatcagcatcagcaacaacaacaacaacatcagcagcaagccCCGAACTACCCATACGCTCAAAAGCCAACATTAGTGTATACAGGCTATAACTTGTCATTGCCACCGCCTCCGATAGAAGATGACTTTCGACCCATTCCTGGCAACTACTATGGTGCAGCTAGCTCAACTAGTTCGAGACCATCAGTAGGTTATCAGGAGCAATCGCAAAATAGCGATTTGCTGCCCTACCTAATACAACAGCTGAAAGAACTAAAAGAACGTCGTAAGCAAATTCAAACTGAAAATTTTGCCTACTTTCACTTGGACAACCAACCTATAGCCCCTACTCAGTTAGCAGTGCACACAACGACTCCACGAACATCTATAGAGTATTATTCCACATCTAAACCACCGCAACAAGTAACTCCGATAGGTCACTATGCCCAGTACAGTACAATGGGTGGAttttataacaacaacaacaacaataataaagcaGAGCAGGCACCAAACCATTCAAGCTATCCGGTCAAACTTATATCTCAGTATAGCATTGGCCAAGGCCAAGAGCTGCAAAGTACTACAGAAAGCAAttattttcagtataatataattgcaaatCAAAAGATGAAAGGTGTTTACAATACGGCCAAGCTGAATCAAATAGAGCATGCTGCGGTCAAGGTGCGACCACCAGTCACCCCACTGCAAGTCACTCCAAACTTTAACATTGTTTCAGCGCCCGATTTGTCTAACAACAAGCAGGTTAATCTCCATCCAATACCGTTTCGGAACATCTCAAATCTTCCAGTGGGTATCACTTATGCGTCCAATACAACTTTACCTGAGTCATATCAGACGTTTACGAAATCAATGAGTTCTACTGCGCTTCCGAAACTAGAGTCACCAATATCGTTGGCAACACCGAAGCCACACTtgacaaattttcaatttaacattaatgaatttatggCAAACCTAAAAGCAAGTGATCTAGCCAGTTTAAGTCCGGCAGTAAATCCATTAATCAAATACTTTAAACAGGTAAGCAATGATGGAAGTGGCAATGTGCGTAATGCTTTGATTCTTCGTCGGCCCGTAACCAGTACGGCATCAGTCACAACTACCCGATCCCCTCAGAAAACCAGACCAATCGTGGCCAGTGAGCCAGTACTCGCAACCACTTTAGCAACGACCCGCATTGTTAAAGGATATGAAAGCTTCGACAACAGCATAAGAATGCATAAATCAAAGGAAAATGTAACATCAACTACTCCCTTGCCCCGACTCAAAAATAGTGGCTCTAGAACAACTACTACGGACACACCTGTTGAGTTTTATGACGAGGACTATGATGATGGAGTTGATGAGGACATACTGCCACCATCACAAATGCCTCCTTATATGCCCATGTCCGAGACGATGGCTCCACCCCGCCCGCAAGTGACTACTGATAGAACGACTACTTCCATGCCAGAAAAACAACAGCTTCAGACAGGATTcatgcaagcaacaacaactcgtcGACCTTTTCCTCATTTTGCACAACACAACCAGCCTATTCCAGGTGCTGGAGTTCCAGCTTTCATCAGTTTTCCAAGCGACATATTCCAAGAACTGAAGCAACGACTACCCCAATTGCAAGGGAAACCCTCATCTGCCAACCAAAATATCCGTGTCCATTTGACTAGcactaccacaacaacaacgacaacaacacctGCTCCAGCTAAAATACGTCACACTGTGCGGCCGCAACGCACCCGCGGACAACAAAAGTGGCAAGCACACATTGTGGATACTTCAGTTGTAACAGAGCGCTCTCAAAATCAAACCAACCAAGGGGCTGCTAATGGCAAAGCTAGCATAAGCTCTGGTAGCTTGGGCGGTCAGCACTTAAACTCGATACACAGCTCCTCAAATGTGGATAGACAAAG GGATATTGAgtatcagcaacagcaacaaccacagcaacaaccacagcaggaACAACCTCAGCAATACCAGCCTACTGttcgccagcaacaacaacaacaacaacaatcgaccTATCGGCCCTTGGAGATACTAACAACTTCAACGCCAACACAAAGGCCACATTACAGTAATCAGCCTGCATTGAGCTACAACACGGACTACGATGATACCGATGTCAATGCGCAG ATTGAACAGGACAGTGTATATGATCATCCCACACGCACCCCGCAAAG GGCAGAGGAAGTGACCATTCAGACTCTAGATGGCCGGGCCATTGCATCGACAACTTCGAGTCCTGCAGTTACACATGATGCACGCAACTACTACGACGCATTTACCACGGAAAATATGAGCTATGAGGAGCCTGATTTTAGCTATTCCAGCTCAGCTGAGTATGCCCATAATTCGCAAGAAGACTACTATCATAGTGAGCACGACTCAGAAGCGACTGTGCGTCAAAACAAACCATCTAAATCAGTGAACACAGGCGACTATTATTTGATCGCCAATGATGTCGCAGAGTCGACAACACAATTTAAAGTTGGAccaactaaaaaatatacaacgaCGCCACCAACGCCAGCCTTAAAGTCGACCTTAAAGTCATTTCCGGTGACAAGCAGAAGTACAAGCAAAACTACCACAATAACCACACAAACCACTACAAAGCCCCCcgtgaaaacaacaacactgcAACCTTCAAG AACCAATAATAGAAACCGCGGCAGTACTATATACACAAATCAGGATCGTGATGCCGCCGCACCGCCCAACAGAGGAACTCATCCACC GCGAACGCGTCCGACGCTTAAGCCCTCTGGCACAATAGTCTCAAAGGCTCAAGAGTTTGTAGACATTTATAGATATCCAGCATCAAGACCGGATCCTATTTATCCACAGCCTACGCCAGATAAAACTGCAGCGAAATGCCGCAAAGATGTATGTCTTTTGCCTGATTGCTATTGCGGTGGAAAGGATATACCTG GCGGTTTGAATGTATCAGTTACACCACAAATTGTTTTGATAACGTTTGATGATGCCATCAACACAATTAACATTGAGCTATATCAAGAGATATTCAATAACAAGTCACGAAAGAATCCTAATGGTTGTCCTTGGCGTGGTACTTTCTATCTATCACACGAATGGACCGATTATGGCATGGTACAGGATATGTATTCTGATGGACATGAAATGGCCTCGCACACGGTTTC CCACAGCTTTGGCGAGCAATTCTCACAAAAGAAATGGACTCGGGAAATTGCTGGTCAGCGGGAAATCTTAGCGGCTTATGGTGGTGTAAAGCTTTCTGATGTACGTGGAATGCGTGCTCCTTTTCTTTCTGTCGGTGGTAACAAAATGTACAAGATGTTATACGATTCAAACTTTACATACGACTCATCAATGCCGGTATATGAGAATCGACCACCTTCCTGGCCATATACTTTGGACTACAAAATCTTTCATGATTGTATGATACCACCATGCCCAACTCGAAGCTATCCAGGTGTTTGGCAGGTACCCATGGTTATGTGGCAAGATTTGAATGGTGGACGCTGCTCTATGGGTGACGCCTGTTCGAATCCCAGTGATGCAGAGGGTGTAACAAAAATGATCATGAAGAATTTTGAACGACATTATACCACAAACAg gGCTCCCTTTGGATTGTTTTACCATGCCGCTTGGTTTACACAGCCGCATCACAAAGAAGGTTTCATTAAATTTCTCGACAACATTAATGCCATGCAAGACGTTTGGATCATAACTAATTGGCAAGCTCTACAATGGGTCCGAGACCCAACACCTACATCACGTATCAATTCGTTCCAGCCATTTCAATGCGACTACTCG GACCGGCCGAAGCGTTGCAACAATCCAAAAGTGTGCAACCTCTGGCATAAATCAGGCGTACGTTATATGAAAACATGTCAACCCTGTCCCGATATCTACCCGTGGACTGGCAAATCTGGTATCCGTTCATCACGCATTGACAACGAGGTTGAGGAGCCACAACCGTAA